The Canis lupus dingo isolate Sandy chromosome 18, ASM325472v2, whole genome shotgun sequence genome includes the window ATTCAAGCACCTTCTCAAAATGAAGTTCTAGCTCCATGGTGGTTGTGTCCAAGGACATCTACTTGTCGCCTTTCTGTCTTAACACCATGGTGGCATTGCTTATTGAATGCTGTGTGTAGATATCTGAGGCCaatctgatcatttttttctgaaaggtgatttccattttttcctgaaTGCTTGAAGGGTTCCTTCTGTAATCTTCAAGTGAATTAGCCTCACTAGGATATGTCttagtattttatattctgaataaaaatttCTTGCCACCTTAATCTGCAGAatccttttctctatttctgagaAATTCTCTTCCTCATAGAGACATTTTTTTGTTCCATCTGTTGTGATCTCTGTCGGGGGTACCAGTTGTCCTTATGTTAAATTATTTGTCTTCCATATCTGTTAGCATTtccttaagttaatttttttggtcttttttacaTTCATTCACACTTatcttgtttttcctccttgcaAACCATTCCATTTTTAGTAGCTTATATTCTATTACTTGCCACTTCCAAATCCATGGATTCATCCTGTAATAAAAGTGTTTTGGacctcattttgtttcctgagACCTGACATCTCCTTTTTTCATCTCATTCTATTGTTTTAGCATGCTatcttttagtaattttttttttatggagtccATTTCACAAAATAATTAAGAGTTATCTCCTCTCTTCCTTGAGTTAAGCTCTTTTCCTAGGATGGACTTATTGGTCTGTTttacttcctttcctccctcGTATCGCTAGAAAGTATTTTCACAGTAACCAtgacatttcttttcatcttattttacttgGGCTGATGTAGCTTGATTGACGTTCAACATTCTTCCCACTGTATGtgagacatattttttttccctgtgagaGCTATTGACTTTTCTAAATCCTGAAAGAATGCCAAGGATGGAAAGGAGAATTCAGGTGAGGCAAAGTGCAGTCTTTGTTGAAAACCTTTCTcgctgctctctctccctcattctgaGATTTGGCTAGCTGCCCTAAGCCAGTTATCACTGCACCTAGTTGGAGAGGGCTTCCCAGCCCCATGGGAGGACATGACGAGCTTTGGTCCATTTCTCCTTATAGAGGACTTTACTCCTGTCTAAAGAGCCAACCTTGCCGCTCAGCTGTTCAATGCCACCTGGTTCTCTCTAGCAGAGGTTTTCACTGCTTTTTCATCCAAAGTGGAGGAAGACATTTATCTGAATTGGTTTCCTGTACATATGAGGATATTTGGGAGAATGCTGAGGATTTTGTTGCCTCATACTTAAGGCTTTTAAAAGTTGGGTCAAGAGTCACCCTTCACGGTATGACTCATGCCAGAATTGTCTTTTCTtagcccctctttttttttttttaactattctgTTAGAATGCATTCTTTTGTTTAGTTGATTGCCAAAGTGAGTCGtgtggggttttatttttctcatttgtggaGTATTAGGGAAGAGAAATTCTGTGGATGGTTTCAGTAGGTCACAGTAATCTGCAGTATATGGATGTTTTCCTACATCCATTTTAATGGTTGCTTGGGAAACCAGAGAACCACAATGAGGAGAAGCAGGATAATTAGGTGGGAAAGCATCATTTTTGATGGGGCTGTAAACACTTTGATATGTATCCAAATCAGCCTTAAAGTCTATGTCTCATCTTATCCCTACCAGGGTTTGGTAGGAGGGATGGACAGGGGCACAAACCTTCTCCTCTGGGGGTAGAGCAACAAGACACTTGGCACCTCAACACAGAAACAAGGAAAAGTGTGTGGCTTTAGTAATGCTATcgaatttcttcttttaacttttaatagAGAGAAACACCACCTCTGTGTTCCCTACCACCCACCTCGTGGCAAGATTCCATCCATTCCGTTCAGTTTCTGCAGAGGGAGTGACTGGCCACTAGCAAAGGTTTCTTTTCTGTAATCTAAGGATCACACTGTTTCACTATCAGTGCATGTGCCCCTCCTGACCACCAATAGATTAGAATGAGTGCAGGCTGGGCCGTTTCATGATAAATCTCCTTTGCAAGCAAGGAATGAGGCCTAAAGATACTTTATAGTGTGGTGGGGCATATCCCTGGACAATTATCAGTGgtcagcaatatttttctagaaggGTTAGTTCATAAGTTTTGAACCACCAGGTAGTTTATCCTCTTGTTGCTAAGAATTAGTGGGAGACCTTGACGTCAGGTGTCAGTGTGGGCGGTGGTGGATCCTCCACTGCCATGACCCTCAGCAGCAGCCATTACCTGGACTCTTCATAGAGTCTCTTAGGTTCGCTTGCCGTtgcccctcccagctgctctTCTGCTGGTTACCGAGAAGGGCACTTCCCTCAAACCCTTCAGGGGCTTCTCATTTTCTCCCTGGATAAAGCCCCTTCTTGGTCTAGCCCTATCGTCTGACAGGGtggcagccctgcccagccctgcatCTGGGCTCTGGCCCCGTCACCTTCACCCCATCCCTCCAAAGCTCTAGGCTCCTTCTCTTGCTTTTCCCTGGCTGCTCCCAGTGTGGGACACAAGTCCCACTCACGACAGAAGCTCATCTTAGGTCAGAAGCCCATATGACACAagccttctattttcttcatagaaCTTCTCATCCTGGGAAGGGCTATTTGTACAGCCATATTTTAATGCCTGCATCCCCTGTTAGCTGTGTGCCACTAAGGGTGGGGGCCCTTTATACTAGCTCCCTGTCTGTCCCTCCTGTCTGGTCCAGGAGACACTCAGTGCTACATGAAGATGTgttagaggaagaaaagaaacagagtaaGGGGTAAAATGTAAACAATTTGGGTGTGCCTCGGGTGCTTTGCCAGAGCTGCTCTCAGGGTTCACCATTCCCAGGGAGCAAGCTCACCTACAAACCCTGCTCTCAGACCAGAAGTTccttgaggaggaggagaagctggcACACTGAGAGTCCTCAGCCATGGTTCCTTGAGCATCGTTCATGCTCAGGAATTTTTGGAAAGATCAGATGAATGGCACACCTTCTCCGCTAACGTTCCTTGGTttgcccccagcctccctgcacaTACCTCTGTAGTACATGGCTCTGGTGCCACCAGGGATGGAAAGGCCAGTGTAACGGGAAGCGGGAAGGGTGTGGACACTGCATCTGAGCATCTTTTTACTCTAAGAGCCCAAAGTCCACTTTTGTTAAATCTTATTATAGATcatatattttgattaaattttatGCTGAGTATTGAAGTTAAGAACTTAAAATTCTATCATGTAATgcaattttatgtatgtatgtctgtatttatttatttgagagagagagagagattacaagcagggtgggagagggagagggagtgagaatctcaggcaggctccacacacagcatggaccctagtgtggagccctatgtggggctcaatcccatgaccctgagctcatgacctgagccaaaatcaagagtcagacgtttaacacatgcacccctatgtaatgctattttaaataagcaTATCATGTACTATCGTGAATAATTACatacttatttaattaaatacatttatgagAAATCAACATTACTGTAAATTGCTTAGAATGCTATATTGAAAATACATCATTTAATTATTAACCTTAAGTCCAGTATAGTAATGTTCGATTATACCATCCGTAGTAAAAGACACAGGTACTGGTGGAGTATCTAGTTGTAAGTTGTGCTGTTTATAGTGAGAGGCGCTGACTTTGGTTCACAGATTTGTTTGTCGGGTCCAATCTGTTGAAGTGCAGACTCTGGGAAGGTCCCTGTGCTCGGTGACCACAGGCGGAGATAGCTCGGCCTTCCCATTGGGAGGCGTGGCATGTGTGCCAGAGCACCGGGACAACCCCCTCGGTGCAGACTTCGGCTGTTGCCGTCATGCACGGAGGTAACCCGGCTTCACTGACTGTCACCTGCCTCCCACAGGGGACAAGTGCCTGTCGGACATGCCCTACGACAGCAGTGCCAGCTAcgagaaagagaatgagatgatGCAGACCCACGTGATGGACCAAGCCATCAACAATGCCATCAGCTACCTGGGGGCCGAGTCCCTGCGCCCGCTGGTGCAGACGCCCCCGGGCAGCTCGGAGGTGGTCCCGGTCATCAGCCCCATGTACCAGCTGCACAAGCCCCATGCGGAGGGGCCCCCGCGGTCCAACCACTCGGCCCAGGACAGCGccgtggagaacctgcttctgcTCTCCAAGGCCAAGTCGGTGTCCTCCGAGCGGGAGGCGTCCCCGAGCAACAGCTGCCAAGACTCGACGGACACGGAGAGCAATAATGAGGAGCAGCGGAGCAGCCTCATCTACCTGACCAACCACATCAACCCCCACGCCCGCAACGGCCTGTCCATCAAGGAGGAGCACCCGGCCTACGACGTGCTGCGGGCGGCCTCCGAGAGCAACCAGGACGCCTTCCGGGTGATCGGCACGAGCGGGGAGCCCATGAAGGTTTACAAGTGCGAACACTGCAGGGTGCTCTTCCTGGACCACGTCATGTACACCATCCACATGGGCTGTCACGGCTTCCGTGATCCTTTCGAGTGCAACATGTGCGGCTACCACAGCCAGGACAGGTACGAGTTCTCGTCCCACATCACGCGGGGTGAGCACCGCTTCCACATGAGCTAAGCCCCGCTCTGCCCGTGGGTGCCGCCCGGAGAGAAGCACACGGGCCGGGGCCCCTCATCCCGCCAGCAGCCCGGACTGGACCAGAACGTTGTGCTTTGATCCCTAGGTggtttttcatttagttttgtatttttaagtcgGTTGGTTGGCTGGGGTTTgatttgcttttgaaaaagaGGAGTTTTTATTGTTAGATGCAGGGTTACATTTGGAGTACCCTCTCCCCCAAACGGCTATCTTACTAGATGTGCTCATAGACTGCTAGCCGAAAGCGCCCCCGCCTGTTGCTTCCTAGAAGTCCCATCCTTCAAAGAATTGCTCATTTTCAGAGAAAGTTTTGTAAAAACAGGCCAAAGCCTGGGAAGGAACGAGCTGGTCTCTGTGCTAAGTAAGCATCCACGCACTGATGTGGTTTCCAAGGCCCCAGAGGCAGTGAGCACAGCCCCGGGTCGGGTGCCGCGGGTGAGCAGACCTGGCGGGCGCCCCCAACACAGCAGGGCCGAGAAACCCAGGCCGCAGCCTCTGGCCGCAGGCATCTAGGTCTGCAAGGCcgcagtttttaaaagatattgttATAAGTCACAACCTGTACAAAAATACGCGGTTGGGACAAAGGCACAGGCGCTCACCCAGCAAAGGGAGTGGGGAGGTCGCTCAGCCTCCTACGGCCtgctgggaggggaagggcccGGACGCCACAATCCGGGGGGCCAATCTGgagccctctgccctctgccctcaggCCCGTGCCTCTCGTGGCCCAGAGTCTAGCACTACATTTTTAACATCTATCCTGGAACGTGGACCTTCATTCCTTTGAACCCCTCAGAAACCAAGCTCTACTCCAGATTCCACGCTCCTTCCTTCCCCGG containing:
- the IKZF1 gene encoding DNA-binding protein Ikaros isoform X9, encoding MDADEGQDMSRVSGKESPPVSDTPDDGDEPMPVPEDLSTTSGGQQTSKNERGVGERPFQCNQCGASFTQKGNLLRHIKLHSGEKPFKCHLCNYACRRRDALTGHLRTHSVIKEEANHSEMGEDLCKIGSERSLVLDRIASNVAKRKSSMPQKFVGDKCLSDMPYDSSASYEKENEMMQTHVMDQAINNAISYLGAESLRPLVQTPPGSSEVVPVISPMYQLHKPHAEGPPRSNHSAQDSAVENLLLLSKAKSVSSEREASPSNSCQDSTDTESNNEEQRSSLIYLTNHINPHARNGLSIKEEHPAYDVLRAASESNQDAFRVIGTSGEPMKVYKCEHCRVLFLDHVMYTIHMGCHGFRDPFECNMCGYHSQDRYEFSSHITRGEHRFHMS
- the IKZF1 gene encoding DNA-binding protein Ikaros isoform X10 yields the protein MDADEGQDMSRVSGKESPPVSDTPDDGDEPMPVPEDLSTTSGGQQTSKNERGVGERPFQCNQCGASFTQKGNLLRHIKLHSGEKPFKCHLCNYACRRRDALTGHLRTHSVIKEEANHSEMGEDLCKIGSERSLVLDRIASNVAKRDKCLSDMPYDSSASYEKENEMMQTHVMDQAINNAISYLGAESLRPLVQTPPGSSEVVPVISPMYQLHKPHAEGPPRSNHSAQDSAVENLLLLSKAKSVSSEREASPSNSCQDSTDTESNNEEQRSSLIYLTNHINPHARNGLSIKEEHPAYDVLRAASESNQDAFRVIGTSGEPMKVYKCEHCRVLFLDHVMYTIHMGCHGFRDPFECNMCGYHSQDRYEFSSHITRGEHRFHMS
- the IKZF1 gene encoding DNA-binding protein Ikaros isoform X5 — encoded protein: MDADEGQDMSRVSGKESPPVSDTPDDGDEPMPVPEDLSTTSGGQQTSKNERGVASNVKVEAQSDEENARACELNGEECAEDLRVLDAAGEKMNGSHGGQGGRALSGAGGIRLPNGKLKCDVCGIICIGPNVLMVHKRSHTGERPFQCNQCGASFTQKGNLLRHIKLHSGEKPFKCHLCNYACRRRDALTGHLRTHSVIKEEANHSEMGEDLCKIGSERSLVLDRIASNVAKRDKCLSDMPYDSSASYEKENEMMQTHVMDQAINNAISYLGAESLRPLVQTPPGSSEVVPVISPMYQLHKPHAEGPPRSNHSAQDSAVENLLLLSKAKSVSSEREASPSNSCQDSTDTESNNEEQRSSLIYLTNHINPHARNGLSIKEEHPAYDVLRAASESNQDAFRVIGTSGEPMKVYKCEHCRVLFLDHVMYTIHMGCHGFRDPFECNMCGYHSQDRYEFSSHITRGEHRFHMS
- the IKZF1 gene encoding DNA-binding protein Ikaros isoform X7, with amino-acid sequence MDADEGQDMSRVSGKESPPVSDTPDDGDEPMPVPEDLSTTSGGQQTSKNERGVASNVKVEAQSDEENARACELNGEECAEDLRVLDAAGEKMNGSHGGQGGRALSGAGGIRLPNGKLKCDVCGIICIGPNVLMVHKRSHTGERPFQCNQCGASFTQKGNLLRHIKLHSGEKPFKCHLCNYACRRRDALTGHLRTHSGDKCLSDMPYDSSASYEKENEMMQTHVMDQAINNAISYLGAESLRPLVQTPPGSSEVVPVISPMYQLHKPHAEGPPRSNHSAQDSAVENLLLLSKAKSVSSEREASPSNSCQDSTDTESNNEEQRSSLIYLTNHINPHARNGLSIKEEHPAYDVLRAASESNQDAFRVIGTSGEPMKVYKCEHCRVLFLDHVMYTIHMGCHGFRDPFECNMCGYHSQDRYEFSSHITRGEHRFHMS
- the IKZF1 gene encoding DNA-binding protein Ikaros isoform X6, with the protein product MDADEGQDMSRVSGKESPPVSDTPDDGDEPMPVPEDLSTTSGGQQTSKNERGVGERPFQCNQCGASFTQKGNLLRHIKLHSGEKPFKCHLCNYACRRRDALTGHLRTHSVGKPHKCGYCGRSYKQRSSLEEHKERCHNYLQSMGLPGTMYPVIKEEANHSEMGEDLCKIGSERSLVLDRIASNVAKRKSSMPQKFVGDKCLSDMPYDSSASYEKENEMMQTHVMDQAINNAISYLGAESLRPLVQTPPGSSEVVPVISPMYQLHKPHAEGPPRSNHSAQDSAVENLLLLSKAKSVSSEREASPSNSCQDSTDTESNNEEQRSSLIYLTNHINPHARNGLSIKEEHPAYDVLRAASESNQDAFRVIGTSGEPMKVYKCEHCRVLFLDHVMYTIHMGCHGFRDPFECNMCGYHSQDRYEFSSHITRGEHRFHMS
- the IKZF1 gene encoding DNA-binding protein Ikaros isoform X8, which codes for MDADEGQDMSRVSGKESPPVSDTPDDGDEPMPVPEDLSTTSGGQQTSKNERGVGERPFQCNQCGASFTQKGNLLRHIKLHSGEKPFKCHLCNYACRRRDALTGHLRTHSVGKPHKCGYCGRSYKQRSSLEEHKERCHNYLQSMGLPGTMYPVIKEEANHSEMGEDLCKIGSERSLVLDRIASNVAKRDKCLSDMPYDSSASYEKENEMMQTHVMDQAINNAISYLGAESLRPLVQTPPGSSEVVPVISPMYQLHKPHAEGPPRSNHSAQDSAVENLLLLSKAKSVSSEREASPSNSCQDSTDTESNNEEQRSSLIYLTNHINPHARNGLSIKEEHPAYDVLRAASESNQDAFRVIGTSGEPMKVYKCEHCRVLFLDHVMYTIHMGCHGFRDPFECNMCGYHSQDRYEFSSHITRGEHRFHMS